Proteins from a single region of Centropristis striata isolate RG_2023a ecotype Rhode Island chromosome 9, C.striata_1.0, whole genome shotgun sequence:
- the LOC131977164 gene encoding cornifelin-like, translating into MALPMLDWHTGLFDCCDDTSSCCYGFWCCPCLACTVAGRFDENRCLPLCDIFSPAITAACGLPLCVPPAALALRVGIRHRYNIKGSLCKDIMSSCFCEWCSWCQMHRELKYRKKNNPVVVNMQPGQHGVVMVNQY; encoded by the exons ATGGCGCTACCTATGTTGGACTGGCACACCGGCCTCTTTGACTGTTGTGATGACACAAGTTCCT GTTGCTATGGATTCTGGTGCTGCCCTTGCCTTGCCTGCACGGTTGCAGGACGATTTGATGAGAACCGTTGTCTCCCGTTATGCGACATATTCAGCCCTGCCATAACAGCAGCCTGTGGACTTCCTCTGTGTGTGCCTCCTGCCGCCTTGGCTCTACGGGTTGGCATTCGACACAGATATAATATCAAG GGTTCTCTCTGTAAGGATATCATGAGTTCCTGTTTTTGTGAGTGGTGCTCTTGGTGTCAGATGCATCGTGAGTTAAAATACCGCAAGAAAAACAACCCTGTCGTTGTCAACATGCAGCCTGGACAACATGGAGTTGTTATGGTTAATCAATACTGA
- the LOC131978142 gene encoding uncharacterized protein LOC131978142 codes for MAAQPETDWNSGLCDCFEDASTCCYGFWCGPCIACTVSERFGENRFLPICDICGPVILSFCGIPLAVPPAVLSLRVAVRNKYGIKGSVCKDILAVSCCGWCAWCQMHRELKHRKKTPSVINVQNQTIVQMQPAPVVMAPGYQPQSVMMAPGYPPQSVMMAPGYTPQSVMMAPGYTPQTGIVSPAGVVAPPQ; via the exons ATGGCAGCACAACCTGAGACAGACTGGAACAGTGGTCTCTGTGACTGCTTTGAGGACGCGAGTACTT gttGCTATGGATTCTGGTGTGGCCCTTGCATTGCCTGCACGGTTTCAGAAAGATTTGGAGAGAACCGCTTTCTCCCGATATGTGACATATGCGGCCCTGTcatattatcattttgtgggaTACCTCTTGCTGTGCCTCCTGCAGTCCTGTCTCTGAGGGTTGCCGTGAGAAACAAATATGGTATCAAG GGTTCTGTCTGTAAGGACATCCTAGCTGTCAGTTGCTGTGGGTGGTGCGCCTGGTGTCAGATGCATCGTGAGTTAAAACATCGCAAAAAAACTCCCAGTGTCATCAATGTACAGAACCAAACTATTGTACAAATGCAACCTGCTCCAGTGGTGATGGCTCCTGGATACCAACCCCAGTCTGTGATGATGGCTCCTGGATACCCACCCCAGTCTGTGATGATGGCTCCTGGATACACACCCCAGTCTGTGATGATGGCTCCTGGATACACACCCCAAACTGGTATTGTGAGCCCAGCAGGAGTTGTTGCACCGCCACAATGA